A segment of the Pyruvatibacter sp. genome:
GTCTTGCAGTACTCAACAGTGTCGTCCACCAGCATCTTCATGCAGCCACAGGCTTCTGCTGCCAGCGCGCCAATGCTTTCGTCGCTGATCTGCTCAACGAGAGCGAGGCCGTTATCAACCTCACCGATCACGGCGTCCGCGCCGACCTTCACATTCTCGAAGGAGATTTCAGAGGCGCGTGCGCCATCCACCGTCGGATAGTCGCGGGTGGAGACGCCGGCCGCTGACTTGTCGACGATGAACACCGTCACGCCCTTGGCATCGCGCTGACCGCCGGAGGTGCGGGCCGTCACAATCAGCTTGTCGGCCCATGGCGCGCCAAGCACCACGGCCTTGTTGCCGTTGATGACATAGCCGTCGCCGTCCTTTTTGGCGGTGGTCACAAGGTCGGCCAGGTTGTAGCGGCCCTGCGGCTCGGCATAGGCGAATGCCCACACGGTTTCGCCACCGATGATGCCGGGCACATGCTCTTCAATCTGGGCGGGCGTGCCGCGACGCAGGAAGCCACCTGCCTGCACCACTGTCGGGATGAACGGCTCAACCACAAGGCCCTTGCCGAACTCTTCCATCAGCACCATCACGTCGATGGGGCCGCCGCCAAGGCCGCCCTGCTCTTCGGAGAAAGGCGCTGCAAGCAGGCCAAGCTCAGCCATCTGCTGCCAGTTGTCGCGGCTCCAGCCTTCGTCGCTGGCGACGATTTTCTGGCGGGTGTCAAAGTCGTATTTGTCCTGAACGAACCGCTCCACGGAGTTGCGCAGCAGGGTTTGCTCTTCGGAGAAGGAAAAATCCATCGCTTCGGCGTCCTTCCTGTTTACAGGTGTTTTAAGCGGGCTGCTTTGTGCAGCCTCATGATCCAAATGAAAAAGCGTTTTTCTGTGTCCGGCGTTGGACGCGGCCAGACATTTAGCCCAGCCGCGCCCTTAAGCCAAACAGCGTTCACCCACGTGATTAGAGCCCCAGCACTGCTTTCGCAATGATGTTGCGCTGAATCTCGTTGGAGCCGCCATAAATCGACGTCTTGCGCATGTTGAAATAGGCCTGTGATGCCCCCAGCGCATAGTCGGGGCCGGGCAGTTCGTTTGAGCCTTCGCCGTTGGGTGCTGCAAATGGATAGGCGTAATTGCCCACAGCTTCCACGGTGAGTTCGGTAATGCGTTGCTGGATTTCGGTGCCCTTGATCTTGAGGATCGAGCTTTCAGGACCGGGGCCCTTGCCCTTGCTCTCCTGCGCCAGCGTGCGCAACTCGGTGAACTCAAGCGAGGTCAGGTCAATTTCAAGTTCGGCAATCTTGCGCTTGAAACTGTCGGTCTTGATGAGCGGCTCGCCGTCGATGGTTTCAGCACCGGCAATGGTCTTGAGGCGCTCGATGGCCTTCTTGGAGCGGGCCACCCCGGCAATGCCCGAGCGCTCATTGCCGAGCAGGAACTTGGCGTAGGTCCAGCCTTTGTTTTCCTCACCAATGAGGTTTTCAACCGGCACGCGCACGTCTTCAAGGAACACTTCGTTCACTTCGTGGCCGCCATCAATGGTGATGATCGGGCGTACGGTGATGCCCGGCGTCTTCATGTCGATGAGCAGGAACGAAATGCCTTCCTGCGCCTTCACTTCGGTGTCGGTGCGCACGAGGCAGAACATCCAGTCGGCGTGCTGGGCAAGGGTTGTCCAGGTCTTGGAGCCATTGACGACGTATTCATCGCCTTCCCTGACGGCGCGGGTGCGCAGGCTGGCGAGGTCTGAGCCGGAGCCGGGCTCGGAATAGCCCTGACACCACCAGTCTTCGCCGGACAGGATGCGCGGCAGGAACTTGGCCTTCTGCTCGTCGTTGCCGTAGTTGAAAATCACCGGGCCCACCATGGCGAGGCCGAACGGCAGCAGCGGCGATGTCTCAGCGCGTGCGCTTTCCTCGCCCCAGATGTAGCGCTGCGTCACATTCCATTCGGTGCCGCCATATTCCTTGGGCCAATGGGGAGCGACCCAGCCTTTTTTGTAGAGGATCTTGTGCCAGGCGAGGATGTCCTCCTTGCCCATTTCCTGCCGGTTCTTCTTCTTGCGAAGCTCGGCGGGGTAATTTTCCGCAATGAACTGACGTACCTCGTCGCGGAATGCCAGGTCTTCGGGGCTAAACTCAATATCCATCTCAATCCCTCCACGGTGCCGGTTTCACCTATGCGATCCATATCGCCCGGCGAAAAAAGGATGCCCATTGCACCCGGCAGCCAAGTCAATTTGACCAAACTCGATTCAGTGTTGGCGGGATATTAGCCCGCAGCGCTCATGTTTCAAGAAAACTGACGCGGGCGTCATAATGTGGCTCCCGCGCATCGCTGCCGATAGGGTGGCCATGACGCTACGTTTTGTGTGATGCGATTACGTCACATAACTTACAATTCTGTCGGCAAGAGACCTCAAAACAACAAAGCCGATCATTGGATGAGTGAATGACCGAGCCTGATACAAACGCGGATGACGGCTGGACCCTGCGCGCCTGGGGACAGGATTTTCATGCTGCTGCCTGCACGCTCACACGTTTGCCGCTGCCAGCACCGGCGGCGGATGTGGCACTCTTACCGCGTGTCAGGCGGGCTTACCCGATGGTGGGGGCGTTTGTGGGCCTTGCCGCGGGAGGCGTGTTTTTTGCAGCTCACGATGTTGGGCTGCCGCTTGCTGTCAATGCTGTACTGGCGGTTGCTGCGCTCATTCTTGTAGGTGGCCATATGGATGATCGCGGCAGCCGCGCGGCAGCGCCGTTGATGGTCGCGACCATGCTGAAAATCTCAAGCCTCTATGTACTTGGAAATGCAGCAACGCCTGGCGGCGGACCACACATGGTTGTACTGGCGCTTGTCGCAGCCGGTGCCCTGTCTCATGCGGCCGCTCTTTTGCTGGAGCCCGATGCGCAACAATCTGAGGACGACGACGACGACGACGACCGTGGCTCCAACGTCGTTATCATGCCGCCGGACGGCACGCAGATAACCGAAGCGGAAATGGACGAAGGAAATGGCCGCGAGCTGGGCGCACCGGCAACAGCAATTATTTTTGCGCTGGTGGTCACCGCCGCAGCGCTGGGGTTAATTGCCGGTGTCGTTGCAGCGGCTGGTGCAACAGCGGGCGCATGGCTTGCCCCGCGCATTCTGGCCCGCGAGATAGACGCCCAGACATTGCCCATGCCGCTGGCGCTTCAGCAATCCGCCGAAGTATGGGCGCTGATGGCGCTGGCGGTGTTGCTGAGTGTCTAGGATACCGCGTCTTTAAAAGCAGGGTTCACCAGATGATCCGTGCCCAGAGGGTCAGGATCCAGCGTTCGGCCTTGCGTCAGCGCGCCAAGCCAGTCCAGACCCTGACGCAGCTTCACAACTTCGCCGATACAGATGATGGCCGGTGCCTCCACCTGCGCCGCCGCAACGTCTGCCGCAGCAGCGCCAAGCGTTGTTTCCAGCACGCGCTGTTGCGGTGTAGATGCATTGCTGACAACGGCCACAGGCTCTGCTGCGTCGCGGCCAGCCTCGATGAAGCGGCTTGCAATTATGCCCAGATGTTTCATCGCCATATACAGCACAATGACCGGCGACCCTTTGCCGATGGCGTGCCAGTCCAGCCCGTCCGGCACCTCACCGGCGGCACTATGGCCGGTGATAAAGGTCACGGCCTGATTGGTGTCGCGATGGGTGACCGGGATACCCGCATAGGCAAGACCCCCGGTGCCTGCCGTAACGCCGGGAATCACCCGGAAGGGTATTTTGGCGGCCACCAGCGCCAACGCTTCTTCGCCGCCACGACCAAACACGAAGGGGTCACCGCCCTTGAGGCGCAGCACGCGCTTGCCGTCGCGGGCGAGTTCAATCAAGCGGTCTGAAATATCGCGCTGTTTGGGGCTGGGCTTGCCGCCGCGCTTGCCTGCAAACACAAGCTGCGCAGTTGGTTTGGCAAGCGCCAGAATGCGGTCGTCCACCAGTGCGTCGTAAACAACCGCATCGGCTTCCGCCAGGCCGTGGACCGCGTGAAGGGTCAGCAGGCCCGGATCGCCCGGCCCCGCGCCTGCCAGCCATACCCATCCCGCATCAAACGCAGGCAGGCCGAAGCGCGCACGCATTTCGCCCGGCAAAACACCGGCGGCAGGTCGAAGCTGGGTAGGTTTGTCAGTCATCAGCGAAACGATATTATTTCCACTATTTTTGTGTGATTAAAATTGTACCACACTTGGGAATAGATAAATACTCCCACTCACCCCACAAGAGGCACCGGACATCGACCAGCGTTTTTCCTATATGTCTCAAGGCCATATGGGCCATAAATACAGGCACATTGCCAGTACTTACCACTCGCACGAGGCCGGAAATGTTTAGAAACAACTGGGCGCTGATCGCGCTTGTCGGCTTTGGACTGAGTGCGCTCGTGGTGATTTTGACATTCCAGAGCCCCGGCACCCTGGCCGTACAAGACAACCAGATGCGGCTGGTCTATCTGGTTTTGTTGTTGGTGCTCGTCGGCTCGTCACTTTTGGCGGGCTGGCGTGACCACACCAGCCTTGCCCTGCGCCACGCCTTTACCTGGATCGCCATTGGGATCGTGCTGGTCGCCGGATATTCGTTCC
Coding sequences within it:
- a CDS encoding acyl-CoA dehydrogenase family protein, with translation MDFSFSEEQTLLRNSVERFVQDKYDFDTRQKIVASDEGWSRDNWQQMAELGLLAAPFSEEQGGLGGGPIDVMVLMEEFGKGLVVEPFIPTVVQAGGFLRRGTPAQIEEHVPGIIGGETVWAFAYAEPQGRYNLADLVTTAKKDGDGYVINGNKAVVLGAPWADKLIVTARTSGGQRDAKGVTVFIVDKSAAGVSTRDYPTVDGARASEISFENVKVGADAVIGEVDNGLALVEQISDESIGALAAEACGCMKMLVDDTVEYCKTRKQFGVPIGKFQVLQHRMVDMFMNHEQSVSISYMVNLKLDEDDVERKKAASAAKVQIGKAGRFVGQQAVQLHGGMGMTDELRVGHYFKRLTMIDTQLGNVDYHLKRYADAA
- a CDS encoding acyl-CoA dehydrogenase family protein, giving the protein MDIEFSPEDLAFRDEVRQFIAENYPAELRKKKNRQEMGKEDILAWHKILYKKGWVAPHWPKEYGGTEWNVTQRYIWGEESARAETSPLLPFGLAMVGPVIFNYGNDEQKAKFLPRILSGEDWWCQGYSEPGSGSDLASLRTRAVREGDEYVVNGSKTWTTLAQHADWMFCLVRTDTEVKAQEGISFLLIDMKTPGITVRPIITIDGGHEVNEVFLEDVRVPVENLIGEENKGWTYAKFLLGNERSGIAGVARSKKAIERLKTIAGAETIDGEPLIKTDSFKRKIAELEIDLTSLEFTELRTLAQESKGKGPGPESSILKIKGTEIQQRITELTVEAVGNYAYPFAAPNGEGSNELPGPDYALGASQAYFNMRKTSIYGGSNEIQRNIIAKAVLGL
- the cobA gene encoding uroporphyrinogen-III C-methyltransferase — protein: MRARFGLPAFDAGWVWLAGAGPGDPGLLTLHAVHGLAEADAVVYDALVDDRILALAKPTAQLVFAGKRGGKPSPKQRDISDRLIELARDGKRVLRLKGGDPFVFGRGGEEALALVAAKIPFRVIPGVTAGTGGLAYAGIPVTHRDTNQAVTFITGHSAAGEVPDGLDWHAIGKGSPVIVLYMAMKHLGIIASRFIEAGRDAAEPVAVVSNASTPQQRVLETTLGAAAADVAAAQVEAPAIICIGEVVKLRQGLDWLGALTQGRTLDPDPLGTDHLVNPAFKDAVS